The Nitratidesulfovibrio sp. SRB-5 genomic sequence CGCGCACCTTGTTCAGGCCAGCCATCTCGGACTTGATGGCAGGCACCATGTCCTCGGTGACCACGAGCCCCTCGTAGTTGGCCACGATGGCCCGCACCCACGCTTCGAGTTCCTCGGCGTTGAACGAGATGGCGGGCAGGGTTTCGGTGATGTTCGGTTCGGTCATGGCTAGAACCCCGAGGGCATGTCGCCCATCTGCTGGTTGGCATCGGGCGGGATGTTGAGCAGCGCACCGGACTTGATGCCGTCGATCATCTGCGTGGTTTCGGGCTTGGTGAGTTGGTCGATGCTCTGGATCGAGTCGTCGCCGGTCATGTGGCGCGCGAGGGAGACGAGTCCTGCTTCATCAAGCCCGGCTTTCTTGCCCTCGTTGCGCAGCATGGCGAGTTGCGCGGCAGAGGGGGCCGGGGGCTGGTCCGGGTTGTGGGCGGGCTGCTGGTTGCCCTGCTGCGGCGTGGTGGTCTTCTTGCCCGTGCCCTGGGGCTTCTGCTGCTGCGAGGAGGTGGCGGCACCGGCACCGGGAATGACCTCGGGCATGTCCTCGATGTCTTGCGTGAAGATGTCGGAGGCGGCAGTGGAGGTGAGAACCGCGTCCACGAGGGCGCGCTTCTTCGCCATCTTGAGCACGGTGTTGTAGTAGTCGGCGGGGTTGTCGTGCTCGACGCGCTCGCCGTGGGTGCTGACCATCCAGCGGCCCTCAGCGTCCTTCTTGGTGCCGAACTTGGAGCCGGGCAGCCCAGCCTTGTTGGCGATCTCGCGCAGGATGCGGGCTGCGGCGGTGGGGTCGCTGCGGCGGGTGTCCCAGTAGTTCTTGGGCACGGGGACGGAGGTGATCTCGCCATCACCGGCGCGGTAGCGGTACTTGCCCTCCATGGTGGAGCACAGGCCCACGCCAGCGCCGACCATGACGCCGGTAAGGATGGACACGAGCCGGACCATGACCCGGTACTCGCGGTGCCCGCCGGGCATCTCGCGCTCCTGAATGTCGTATTCGGGCGCGAGCCGGAACGTCATGGCCAGCTTCTCGGCCCCGGCCTTGAGCAGGGTGGGCTTGTCGCCGCAGCCGGGGATTTTCCCGAAGTGTTCGCCGTCCTTCATGACGGCGTGCATCACCTGCTGGATGTGCCCCACCTGCGCCACAAGGTCGGTCACCGGCATGTAGTTGGCCGGAGCCGGGGCGTGAGGCGAGATGGGCGCAAGAGTCTGTGCCTGGTTCATGCTGTCCTCCCGTGACAGGGATGTGGGAAAGGTGCGGCGCGGGGCCGCGCGGTGCGCTAGGTCGCCGTTGTCTGGGCCATCTGTTTCAGGCGCTCACGTGCTGCGAGGCCTTTGTGGTGCCAGTTGACCGCATCGGCGCGGGCGCTGGCGTCCCTGACTTCGCGCCGGAAGCTGTGGCCGTGGTACGAGGGGATGCAGAAGTAGTGGGGCATGATCTCGACCTCGCAACCGGTGTCGGCCATGTCCACGGCGTAGCCCCATGCCTCGACTTCGTTGGGGTGCTCGACCGTTTCGAGGTGGATGCGGTCCGCGCCCTCGCGGGTGTAGGCGATGGTGAACCACTGCATGGTCACTGCCTCCATCCCTGCGCGCGCTGCCACGTGCGGGCCTGCGCGGTGAGCGCCCCGATCTGCATGGCCACGATGAGCAGGGCCAGCATGTCGGCGCTGTTCGCCCAGACGGGCTTGCCGTTCACTCTGGTGATGATGGTCGCCATGTTCCCTCCGGCTACTCTCCGGATCGTTGCTCCGTGGGATGGCGGGATGCCCGGCTGCGTTGCCTTCCATCCCGCCGGTAGTCACCGGCCACCGCTGGGCTGCTGTCCGTCACCCGGCCAAGGGGTTGCGCGGCGGTGCAGCAGGTTTCCCGTGAGTGCTTGGCCCCGGCTCTATCCCAGGGAACAACGATCCATGTCCGTTGATGCCGCCCGCCTTCATGGCCTTCGGTCCCGGCTCCCTACTGATCCGCGCTACCTGCATGCCTTCGCGCGTTGTTCGGGCCTCGCTACTGACCGGCGGGACCACCGTCCTCGGCTCCTTCCGTTCGCTCTGCCGGGATGGCGCTGCTCGCGGGGTGTTCCTCGATGGTGATGAGGTATTTTGTTCTCATGAAGAAACAAAGTCAACGCAAACTCTTGTTTCTCGCAAAGACAGGAGAGATGAGAACAAGAAGTCGTTTCGATAACTACATGATATAAAAGCTATTTATTTGGATGAAGAATGAGGCCGAAACTTGTATACTGAAAACATGGCGAAGACAAATAGCTTGTTGAGATACCCTGGGGGGAAATCGGTTCTAACGAACACGATTGCCAATATTTTTCAAATGAATGATATGGTTGGAGGCGTGTACGTAGAACCGTACGCAGGCGGCGCCGGTATCGCGATGAATCTTCTGCTCAGTGGGGTTGCAGGAAAAGTCATAATCAATGATGCAGATCCGGCAATATCCGCTTTCTGGCGGTTTTTAGTAGAAGACCCGTATGAGTTTGCATTGAGAATAGATTCGACTCCTATATCTGTGCAAGAATGGCATAGGCAAAAGGAGGTTTTTTCCTGTCCCGGTGGTTACAGCGATAGAGAAATAGGGTTCGCAACATTTTATTTGAATAGATGTAATCGGTCAGGAATTCTTGGTGCGAATCCTGTAGGCGGTATTAATCAGACAGGGAAATACCTAATAGATGCTCGTTTTCCAAAAAAACGATTGATCGCGCTTCTGGAAAAAATCGCGCCGCTTGTTGATAAAATTGAAGTGCATCAAAAGGATGCATTGGATTTAATATCAGCAATAAGCAATAGCTATGGCGATGCGCATTTACTTTTTTTGGATCCCCCTTACTTTTTAAAAGGGGCAACTCTTTATATGAATTATTACAAAGAAGATGATCATGCAGTTATCGCAAGGAAAATGAAAAGCCTTTCAGAGAATGTTAAATGGGTTGTTACTTATGATGATGTAGGTAGGATAAGGCAACTTTATGATGGTATGATCATTCGTAGTTTTACACTTCATTATCGGTCGCATGCTTCACGGAGAGGAGAAGAGATTTTCATCTCTCCTCCGTCTCTGAAGATTCCGGAAGAAATTATAACATCGTACAAATACGAGGTTTAAAGTATGGCTCTGGCTGCGATCGTGTGTATCTGCTTCTCAGCAGCACTGATTGCTTTGATCAAGTTCTTTTCAAAGTCTAGGCACAGAGCGGAATTGTCCTTCTTCCATATGTCGAATGCCTTGTCGGCGAGAGCCTGTATTGTTTGATCTTTGTAGAAATTTTTAAAGGTGCTGCGTATGATGCCACCTTCCGCCTTAATGCCTGGCAGCATTTGAGAAAGGTTTATTGGGGCCTCTGAATTGATGTTGAGCAGCTGGCGAATCTCTCTCGCGATTCTATAAAAAACATCTTTGGTTATTCTGAGTTCATTTTCCCATATTGCATGGTCTCTGCTGAAATTTGAAAGCAATTCAAAGAGCAGTTGATCGGGGGGGATGGCTCCAGGGAGTTTTACGGCTGTGGGGATCTTTGGGACGGATTTAACATCTTGGTCGAAGCATATTATGCTATTTTTGGAAAACTCTTCTATTTTTTCTTTAATGAGATTTTTGTAGTTTTCACAGCCGAGATTTGCTTTTGATATCTTGAGGCGCCGTTTGATTTTACTTCCAACGATTCTTTTAAAGAAATGTTTGGCTTCACCATCCTCAAAGTAGATATTTATTTTGGGGATTGCGAGGCCAAGGCGCAGGGGCTCAACCTTGAGATCTGCGAGTATCTCTGCCCACGAGTAGTTTTCGTGGATCTCCATTTTTTCGCGATGGCTTGATATATATACTACGCTGTAATCGCTTTTTGATTTATCACTAAGCCACTTGACGCGTTCTATGAGTGTTGGAGAATGCGAAGTTATGATGATCTGTAGGTCGCATTCTTTTGAAAATCTTGTAAGTAAGTTGATAAGCTCTATTTGGGCGGCAGGGAAAAGCGCGGCATCCGCTTCGTCAATAAGAAGAATTCCGCCGTGGTAATTTTTATAAGTTTCTTTGAGTATTTTGAATGAATAGAGCGATTGTATTATTTGTCCAGCGTTGTCATCGC encodes the following:
- a CDS encoding DNA adenine methylase, with product MYTENMAKTNSLLRYPGGKSVLTNTIANIFQMNDMVGGVYVEPYAGGAGIAMNLLLSGVAGKVIINDADPAISAFWRFLVEDPYEFALRIDSTPISVQEWHRQKEVFSCPGGYSDREIGFATFYLNRCNRSGILGANPVGGINQTGKYLIDARFPKKRLIALLEKIAPLVDKIEVHQKDALDLISAISNSYGDAHLLFLDPPYFLKGATLYMNYYKEDDHAVIARKMKSLSENVKWVVTYDDVGRIRQLYDGMIIRSFTLHYRSHASRRGEEIFISPPSLKIPEEIITSYKYEV
- a CDS encoding AAA family ATPase, with translation MADMKNKITKIHEINIQKFRGLIDVNVKFADRITVICGKNGTSKSTILGLIAQTFSFRTDYTQHPPDSSLKDYRTISGAQFESKFSEHFRFSKTFDKAKDMDVAIKIYDGAEDTKLTDLKLTLVGSKDRTFPRPVLRNNSTKYTDNASRNVTHPLIYLSIKRLLPISERDKYTPITRDAISSLQGKMLSDLNRLLLKSNCCELTATEGTLPSIVGHASHYDHESVSVGDDNAGQIIQSLYSFKILKETYKNYHGGILLIDEADAALFPAAQIELINLLTRFSKECDLQIIITSHSPTLIERVKWLSDKSKSDYSVVYISSHREKMEIHENYSWAEILADLKVEPLRLGLAIPKINIYFEDGEAKHFFKRIVGSKIKRRLKISKANLGCENYKNLIKEKIEEFSKNSIICFDQDVKSVPKIPTAVKLPGAIPPDQLLFELLSNFSRDHAIWENELRITKDVFYRIAREIRQLLNINSEAPINLSQMLPGIKAEGGIIRSTFKNFYKDQTIQALADKAFDIWKKDNSALCLDFEKNLIKAISAAEKQIHTIAARAIL